One segment of Microbacterium arborescens DNA contains the following:
- a CDS encoding ABC transporter substrate-binding protein → MSQVKSVVTAIAMLGVVALSATACASSGSPGGSGGDDVITVGFAQTGSESGWRSANTESIKEAFSAENGFDLIFNAADNKPEAQIAAVRSFINQGVDAIVLAPIVSDGWDDVLKEAKDAGIPVILEDRTVSAPDDLYASWIGLDFEQEGKTAGEWVAENFGSKPTNLVILEGTTGSSAATDRQTGFDAAVAGTDITVLDSQTGNFTRAEGKTVMEGFLQKFGSEINVLFAHNDDMGLGALDAIKAAGMTPGTDIQIVTIDAVKDGMTALANGEFNFIVECNPLLGEKTAEVVKSVVAGESVDKTYIVEDQSFTQEQAKEVLDSRPY, encoded by the coding sequence ATGTCCCAGGTGAAGTCCGTCGTCACCGCGATCGCCATGCTCGGCGTCGTCGCACTCAGCGCCACCGCATGCGCGAGCTCCGGCTCGCCGGGCGGCTCCGGCGGCGACGACGTCATCACGGTCGGGTTCGCCCAGACCGGTTCCGAGAGCGGATGGCGAAGCGCCAACACCGAGTCGATCAAGGAGGCGTTCTCGGCTGAGAACGGCTTCGACCTGATCTTCAACGCCGCCGACAACAAGCCCGAGGCCCAGATCGCCGCGGTGCGCAGCTTCATCAACCAGGGCGTCGACGCGATCGTGCTCGCGCCCATCGTCAGCGACGGGTGGGACGACGTCCTCAAAGAGGCGAAGGATGCCGGCATCCCCGTCATCCTCGAAGACCGCACGGTCTCGGCACCCGACGACCTCTACGCCAGCTGGATCGGGCTCGACTTCGAGCAGGAGGGCAAGACGGCGGGCGAATGGGTCGCCGAGAACTTCGGCTCGAAGCCCACGAACCTCGTGATCCTCGAGGGGACCACCGGCTCGTCGGCGGCCACCGACCGGCAGACCGGTTTCGACGCCGCGGTCGCGGGCACCGACATCACCGTGCTCGACTCCCAGACGGGCAACTTCACCCGGGCCGAGGGCAAGACGGTCATGGAGGGCTTCCTCCAGAAGTTCGGCTCCGAGATCAACGTGCTCTTCGCCCACAACGACGACATGGGCCTCGGCGCCCTCGACGCGATCAAGGCGGCCGGTATGACGCCGGGCACCGACATCCAGATCGTCACGATCGACGCGGTGAAGGACGGCATGACCGCGCTCGCGAACGGCGAGTTCAACTTCATCGTCGAGTGCAACCCGCTCCTCGGTGAGAAGACGGCCGAGGTCGTGAAGTCCGTCGTCGCGGGCGAGTCGGTCGACAAGACCTACATCGTCGAGGACCAGAGCTTCACGCAGGAGCAGGCGAAGGAAGTCCTGGACAGCCGCCCCTACTGA
- a CDS encoding sugar ABC transporter ATP-binding protein, with amino-acid sequence MTTERPVAVAMRGITIQFPGVKALDAVDLTLYGGEIHSLMGENGAGKSTLIKALTGVYAIDSGSIVVGGRERSFRSTADAQAAGISTVYQEVNLCANLSVAENVMLGNEVRRAGRIDWRATHEAAAGHLAELGLDIDTHSVLASHSIAVQQLVAISRSMVIDTRVLILDEPTSSLDRGEVEQLFAVMRRLRDRGVAILFVSHFLDQIYEISDRLTVLRNGGLVGEYPVAELGREALVARMIGRELSALDALSSTAEREIDRDAVPVLRARGVGRRGVIEAADLDVHRGEVVGLAGLLGSGRTELARLLAGADRSDGGTVEIDGAPTRLSSPRNALDRGIAFSSEDRRSEGIVADLTVAENIVLGVQARRGALRRVPQSERDALVAEYLDALGVRPADPNALVRNLSGGNQQKVLLARWLATAPELLILDEPTRGIDVGAKADIQRKVAELAAQGLAVVFISSELEEVLRIAQRVAVLRDRRKIGELMTQDVDVDTLVAFIAEGDSEDPSGKEKIA; translated from the coding sequence ATGACCACGGAACGCCCGGTCGCAGTCGCGATGCGCGGGATCACCATCCAGTTCCCCGGCGTGAAGGCGCTCGACGCCGTGGATCTCACGCTCTACGGCGGCGAGATCCACTCGCTCATGGGAGAGAACGGCGCCGGCAAATCGACGCTCATCAAGGCGCTCACCGGCGTCTACGCGATCGACAGCGGCAGCATCGTCGTGGGCGGCCGCGAGCGCTCGTTCCGCAGCACGGCCGACGCGCAGGCCGCGGGCATCTCGACGGTCTACCAAGAGGTGAACCTGTGCGCCAACCTCTCGGTCGCCGAGAACGTGATGCTGGGCAACGAGGTGCGCCGCGCGGGACGCATCGACTGGCGCGCGACGCACGAGGCGGCCGCGGGCCATCTCGCCGAGCTCGGACTCGACATCGACACCCATTCCGTGCTCGCCAGCCACTCGATCGCGGTGCAGCAGCTCGTCGCCATCAGCCGGTCGATGGTCATCGACACCCGGGTCCTGATCCTGGACGAGCCGACGTCGAGCCTCGACCGCGGCGAGGTCGAGCAGCTGTTCGCGGTGATGCGACGGCTCCGTGACCGCGGGGTCGCGATCCTGTTCGTCTCGCACTTCCTCGACCAGATCTACGAGATCTCCGACCGCCTGACGGTGCTGCGCAACGGCGGCCTCGTCGGCGAGTACCCCGTCGCCGAGCTCGGGCGCGAGGCGCTCGTGGCGCGCATGATCGGGCGCGAGCTGAGCGCCCTCGACGCTCTGTCGTCGACGGCGGAGCGCGAGATCGACCGCGACGCCGTGCCCGTTCTCCGCGCTCGCGGGGTCGGACGGCGCGGCGTCATCGAAGCGGCCGATCTCGACGTCCACCGCGGCGAGGTCGTCGGGCTCGCCGGGCTGCTCGGCTCGGGCCGCACCGAGCTCGCGCGGCTGCTCGCCGGTGCCGACCGCTCGGACGGCGGCACCGTCGAGATCGATGGTGCACCCACCCGTCTGAGCAGCCCGCGGAACGCGCTCGATCGCGGCATCGCGTTCTCGTCCGAGGACCGCCGGTCCGAAGGCATCGTCGCCGACCTCACCGTCGCCGAGAACATCGTGCTCGGCGTGCAGGCACGGCGCGGCGCGCTGCGGCGGGTGCCGCAGAGCGAGCGCGACGCGCTCGTCGCCGAATACCTCGACGCGCTCGGCGTCCGCCCCGCCGACCCCAACGCCCTCGTGCGCAACCTCTCGGGGGGAAACCAGCAGAAGGTGCTGCTGGCACGATGGCTCGCCACCGCCCCCGAACTGCTCATCCTCGACGAGCCCACCCGCGGCATCGACGTCGGCGCCAAGGCCGACATCCAGCGCAAGGTCGCCGAGCTCGCGGCCCAGGGACTGGCCGTCGTCTTCATCTCCTCGGAGCTCGAGGAGGTGCTGCGCATCGCGCAACGCGTCGCCGTCCTGCGCGATCGTCGCAAGATCGGCGAGCTCATGACGCAGGATGTGGACGTCGACACACTGGTCGCCTTCATCGCCGAGGGCGACTCCGAGGACCCCTCGGGTAAGGAGAAGATCGCGTGA
- a CDS encoding ABC transporter permease, which yields MKKLFTHRLVWPVLALVALIAVNTVSRPSFLSVTVQNGQLYGSLIDILRNSAPLMLVALGMTLVIATRGIDLSVGAIMAVSGAVALTIIEASPEPGNLGVVAIAIAAGVGTSLVLGAWNGFLVAVLGIQPIIATLVLMLAGRGVALLITRGFITTINSEPYQFMAQGYVFGLPFALCVSVAAIVVVAVVQRRTALGMLTEAVGINPEASRLAGVRSRGIIWGTYIASGTLAGIAGILYSSNIMAADANAAGMYIELDAILAVVLGGTSLAGGKFSIAGTVVGVFTIQTLKTTITFLGVPPAVSPVFMAGAVLVVVLLQSRRVRGWFTSGRRPAARPVSTRSDAKVLS from the coding sequence GTGAAGAAGCTGTTCACGCACCGGCTCGTCTGGCCGGTGCTCGCCCTCGTGGCCCTGATCGCGGTCAACACCGTGTCGCGGCCGTCGTTCCTGAGCGTGACGGTGCAGAACGGGCAGCTGTACGGCTCGCTCATCGACATCCTCCGCAACAGCGCCCCGCTCATGCTCGTCGCCCTCGGCATGACGCTCGTGATCGCCACACGCGGCATCGACCTCTCGGTGGGCGCGATCATGGCGGTGTCGGGCGCGGTCGCCCTGACGATCATCGAAGCCTCGCCCGAGCCGGGCAACCTCGGGGTCGTCGCGATCGCCATCGCGGCGGGCGTGGGCACCTCGCTCGTCCTGGGGGCCTGGAACGGCTTCCTCGTCGCGGTGCTCGGGATCCAGCCGATCATCGCCACCCTCGTGCTCATGCTCGCCGGGCGCGGCGTCGCCCTGCTCATCACGCGCGGGTTCATCACCACGATCAACAGCGAGCCCTACCAGTTCATGGCGCAGGGCTACGTTTTCGGGCTGCCCTTCGCGCTGTGCGTCTCGGTCGCGGCGATCGTCGTCGTCGCCGTCGTCCAGCGGCGCACCGCGTTGGGGATGCTGACCGAGGCGGTCGGCATCAACCCCGAGGCCAGCCGGCTGGCGGGCGTGCGCTCGCGCGGGATCATCTGGGGCACGTACATCGCCAGCGGGACCCTCGCCGGGATCGCCGGCATCCTGTACAGCTCGAACATCATGGCCGCCGACGCCAATGCGGCGGGCATGTACATCGAGCTCGACGCCATCCTCGCCGTCGTGCTGGGCGGCACATCGCTCGCGGGCGGCAAGTTCAGCATCGCCGGCACCGTGGTCGGCGTCTTCACGATCCAGACCCTCAAGACCACGATCACCTTCCTCGGGGTCCCGCCCGCGGTGAGCCCGGTGTTCATGGCCGGCGCGGTGCTCGTGGTCGTGCTGCTGCAGTCGCGCCGGGTGCGCGGCTGGTTCACCTCCGGCCGCCGCCCCGCGGCTCGCCCGGTCTCCACCCGCTCCGACGCGAAGGTGCTGTCATGA
- a CDS encoding ABC transporter permease subunit: protein MTSLTAAPRAHERALSPWRRFLSRHIALVPVFAAAAILLVMIAGAMINFPNFQLPRILSSILLDNAYLLVLAVGMTFVILTGGIDLSVGAVMAFTGILCARLLSEGVPVAVAIPAMIAIGGAIGLLIGVLVQFFDVQPFIASLIGMFLARGLAFVVSLESIKVADEGLLWLQSTRLSFGGWYITPTGILALLTVVLAALVLRYTRFGRTVYAIGGSEQSARLMGLPVVRTRLLVYVISGICAGIAGIVLTAYSGAGYPLNGVGTELDTIAAVVIGGTLLTGGSGFVVGSLIGVFVYGLIRTIISFLGAEQSWTRITVGALLLVFVVVQRVIVSRSATRR from the coding sequence ATGACATCGCTCACCGCTGCCCCCCGCGCGCACGAGCGCGCCCTGAGCCCCTGGCGCCGCTTCCTGAGCCGCCACATCGCCCTCGTCCCGGTGTTCGCGGCCGCCGCGATCCTCCTCGTGATGATCGCGGGCGCGATGATCAACTTCCCGAACTTCCAGCTGCCGCGGATCCTGTCGTCGATCCTCCTCGACAACGCCTACCTCCTGGTGCTCGCGGTCGGGATGACCTTCGTGATCCTCACCGGGGGCATCGACCTCTCGGTGGGCGCGGTCATGGCTTTCACCGGCATCCTGTGCGCGCGACTGCTGTCGGAGGGCGTGCCCGTCGCGGTCGCGATTCCGGCGATGATCGCGATCGGCGGTGCGATCGGCCTGCTGATCGGCGTGCTGGTGCAGTTCTTCGACGTCCAGCCCTTCATCGCCTCGCTCATCGGGATGTTCCTCGCGCGCGGCCTCGCTTTCGTGGTGAGCCTCGAGTCGATCAAGGTCGCTGACGAGGGTCTGCTGTGGCTGCAGTCGACCCGGCTGTCGTTCGGCGGCTGGTACATCACGCCCACCGGCATCCTGGCGCTGCTCACCGTCGTGCTGGCCGCCCTCGTCCTGCGCTACACGCGCTTCGGCCGCACCGTCTACGCGATCGGCGGCAGCGAGCAGTCGGCACGCCTCATGGGCTTGCCGGTCGTGCGCACCCGACTGCTGGTCTACGTCATCAGCGGCATCTGCGCGGGGATCGCGGGCATCGTGCTGACCGCGTACTCCGGCGCGGGCTACCCCCTGAACGGCGTCGGCACCGAGCTCGACACGATCGCCGCGGTGGTGATCGGCGGCACTCTCCTCACAGGAGGCAGCGGCTTCGTCGTCGGATCGCTCATCGGGGTGTTCGTCTACGGCCTCATCCGGACGATCATCTCGTTCCTGGGCGCCGAGCAGTCATGGACCCGCATCACGGTGGGCGCACTGCTGCTGGTGTTCGTCGTGGTGCAGCGGGTGATCGTCAGCCGATCCGCCACGCGGCGGTGA
- a CDS encoding sugar ABC transporter ATP-binding protein, translating to MDPEAPPTLEVRGADVRFGPEQALANVDLRLFAGEVHSLMGENGAGKSTLIKAITGALRLDAGEILLDGAPVHLARPADAIAAGISTVYQEIDLLPNLTVAENVSLGREPRRFGIIDHAEMRRRAAAALESLGVSIDPGSLLSSHSLAIQQLVAIARAVSGDGLRVLVLDEPTSSLDADEVAELFRVVRELTARGIAVLFVSHFLDQVYELCDRVTVLRGGRFVGEYSTTELLRVELVEKMLGDSAARLAAIDDEPAPPSEGPLVLSARGARTGRTRHPFDLELVEGEVIGFAGLLGSGRTEFARALTGVDRLDEGAVLLDETPLGGHGPRSAIGRGVVYSSENRRTEGVLGDLSVLENITLALQAQRGILRPVGATRARELARSWIEALNIRPADIDRPVRELSGGNQQKVLLARLLALSPRVVVLDEPTRGIDVGAKAEVQRLVGELADNGVSVVYISAELDEVLRVSHTVAVVRDGRIAHVVPAADLTSDLLIALVARADDPAGKADD from the coding sequence ATGGATCCCGAGGCGCCGCCGACGCTCGAGGTGCGCGGAGCCGACGTGCGCTTCGGCCCCGAGCAGGCGCTCGCGAACGTCGATCTGCGCCTGTTCGCGGGCGAAGTGCATTCGCTCATGGGAGAGAACGGCGCGGGGAAGTCGACGCTCATCAAGGCCATCACCGGCGCGCTCCGCCTGGATGCCGGTGAGATCCTCCTCGACGGCGCCCCGGTGCACCTCGCCCGCCCCGCGGACGCGATCGCGGCGGGCATCTCCACGGTGTACCAGGAGATCGACCTGCTGCCGAACCTCACCGTCGCCGAGAACGTCTCGCTCGGACGCGAACCGCGCCGCTTCGGCATCATCGATCACGCCGAGATGCGCAGGCGGGCCGCGGCTGCGCTCGAATCCCTCGGCGTCTCGATCGACCCGGGCTCGCTCCTGTCATCGCACTCCCTCGCGATCCAGCAGCTCGTGGCCATCGCCCGGGCCGTGTCGGGCGACGGCCTCCGCGTGCTCGTGCTCGACGAGCCGACGTCGAGCCTCGACGCCGACGAGGTCGCCGAGCTGTTCCGCGTCGTCCGCGAGCTGACGGCCCGCGGCATCGCGGTGCTGTTCGTGTCGCACTTCCTCGACCAGGTCTACGAGCTGTGCGACCGCGTCACGGTGCTCCGCGGGGGCCGGTTCGTCGGGGAGTACTCGACCACCGAGCTGCTGCGTGTCGAGCTCGTCGAGAAGATGCTCGGCGACTCGGCGGCGCGGCTCGCCGCGATCGACGACGAGCCGGCGCCGCCGAGCGAGGGGCCCCTGGTGCTGTCGGCCCGCGGCGCACGCACGGGCCGGACCCGGCACCCGTTCGACCTCGAGCTCGTCGAGGGCGAAGTGATCGGCTTCGCCGGTCTGCTCGGTTCGGGTCGCACCGAGTTCGCGCGTGCGCTCACGGGGGTCGACCGGCTCGACGAGGGCGCGGTGCTGCTCGACGAGACCCCGCTCGGGGGTCACGGTCCGCGGTCGGCGATCGGGCGCGGGGTCGTGTACTCGTCGGAGAACCGTCGCACCGAGGGCGTGCTGGGAGACCTCAGCGTGCTCGAGAACATCACGCTCGCGCTGCAGGCGCAACGCGGCATCCTGCGCCCCGTGGGCGCCACTCGGGCGCGCGAGCTCGCCCGGAGCTGGATCGAGGCCCTCAACATCCGTCCCGCCGACATCGACCGGCCGGTGCGGGAGCTCTCGGGCGGCAACCAGCAGAAGGTGCTGCTGGCCCGACTGCTCGCGCTGTCTCCGCGGGTGGTCGTGCTCGATGAGCCCACCCGCGGCATCGACGTCGGCGCGAAGGCCGAGGTGCAACGGCTCGTCGGAGAGCTCGCCGACAACGGCGTGTCGGTCGTCTACATCTCGGCGGAGCTCGACGAGGTGCTGCGCGTCTCGCACACCGTCGCCGTCGTCCGCGATGGGCGCATCGCCCACGTCGTGCCCGCCGCGGATCTGACCTCGGACCTGCTCATCGCCCTCGTCGCCCGCGCCGATGACCCCGCCGGCAAGGCCGATGACTGA
- a CDS encoding LacI family DNA-binding transcriptional regulator: protein MTDARTPRAANIFDVARLAGVSHQTVSRVLNDMPNVRPATRERVEKAIAQLRYSPSPAARALVTRRTRTIGLITPGTVQFGPTSVATHFNFAARSERYNVDAISSPESDVAAVRSAIDGLLRQRVDAIVLIVVDLDVLAAVQGLELDIPLVAVAATSRPHPQLVAIDQYRGARSAVRHLAESGHRRIHHIAGPARNPDAAERVRGWRDELVARRLDIPPLAYGDWSAASGFGIAIESDIAPGDGIFVGNDHMAIGVLSALRERGLRVPEDVGIVGFDNVPEAAFLHPALTTVEQDFPALGALIMQKVLLVVEQPDVVTEATPLPTRLIVRQSSVTDG from the coding sequence ATGACTGACGCGCGCACGCCCCGGGCGGCGAACATCTTCGACGTCGCGAGACTGGCCGGCGTCTCGCACCAGACGGTGTCGCGCGTGCTCAACGACATGCCGAACGTGCGTCCGGCCACCCGCGAGCGGGTGGAGAAGGCGATCGCGCAGCTGCGTTACAGCCCCTCTCCCGCGGCGCGCGCGCTGGTGACCCGGCGCACCCGGACGATCGGCCTCATCACCCCCGGCACGGTGCAGTTCGGGCCGACCTCGGTCGCGACCCACTTCAACTTCGCCGCGCGGTCGGAGCGCTACAACGTCGACGCGATCAGCTCGCCCGAGAGCGATGTCGCCGCCGTGCGGTCGGCGATCGACGGGCTGCTCCGGCAGCGCGTGGACGCCATCGTCCTCATCGTCGTCGATCTCGACGTGCTCGCCGCCGTCCAGGGTCTCGAGCTCGACATCCCCCTCGTCGCCGTCGCCGCCACGAGCCGGCCGCACCCGCAGCTCGTGGCGATCGACCAGTACCGGGGTGCACGCAGTGCCGTGCGCCACCTCGCCGAGAGCGGGCATCGGCGTATCCACCACATCGCGGGGCCCGCACGCAATCCCGACGCCGCCGAGCGCGTGCGCGGCTGGCGCGACGAGCTCGTCGCGAGGCGGCTCGATATCCCGCCGCTCGCCTACGGCGACTGGTCGGCCGCGAGCGGATTCGGCATCGCGATCGAGAGCGACATCGCGCCGGGCGACGGCATCTTCGTCGGGAACGACCACATGGCCATCGGCGTGCTCTCGGCGCTCCGCGAGCGCGGACTGCGCGTGCCCGAAGACGTCGGGATCGTCGGGTTCGACAACGTGCCCGAGGCCGCCTTCCTGCACCCCGCGCTCACCACCGTCGAACAGGACTTCCCGGCGCTCGGCGCCCTCATCATGCAGAAGGTGCTGCTCGTGGTGGAGCAGCCCGATGTGGTGACCGAAGCGACGCCGCTGCCGACCCGGCTCATCGTGCGGCAGTCGTCGGTCACGGACGGCTGA
- a CDS encoding bifunctional lysylphosphatidylglycerol flippase/synthetase MprF, with protein MTTSLSDLRSFAAGAGSWLRHRPVTLLIAILTIGLSVAGLIFEPIDWGFIPAQDAGGAGAATRHWWSSVTSLFVVETVPALIVFVVLVLVVVGAAERAMGSMRTVIAYLVGGVAASFLGFAIDLFEQTYLAGIPLNAPAVDVFSPTAPLLATAMAASSFFGTIWRRRTRLLGVLSAVTLYLYSGGANDLFSLLAVPVGFALGFALGGRSSGFRLVRSSYYEKRVLLAAIVAITAIGPVVATASGSGAGLLSIYGYLSIDPLSIVDGQVCAFGSAGAPCPDDFSSISDLQGWSSVVALLPLVVLLLAARGIRNGRRIALEVAVAINLAIFAGMLYTFFVIEPDTVAAIGEAVNAETADFVWQTLTGVIVGAIVPLAVAIVLIVFRGAARVTTTAAAKRTFILTIVIGTAATLVVSFVGTLVIADGFQPGVDALMVLRALPLRLVPPTLIPSDIIEFVPESGAAQAMWYLPSLVFWLILVVAVARVLVDSRTVLDAPDRLRARGVLERGGGDTLSFMSTWRGNSYWFAPDADAAIAYRVRGTIAVTLGGPFGPDHDRPDVVSGFVEFCGAHGWTATFYSVDAREGSVFDHLGWQRMPVAEEAVLRLPEWNTAGKKRQDIRTATNRASREGITAVWTSWRELTSSQHAQIREISEGWVADRTLPEMEFTLGGVDELDDPAVRLMMAVHESGRIEAVTSWLPMFDHGAVTGYTLDFMRRRGNAMNGIMEFVIGAAADRMKSDGLGLLSLSGSPLASTQLGDDAERTNVARLLDLLGGLLEPAYGFRSLLNFKRKFQPEFVPLWAVYPDPAMLPALGVALTRCYLPTLTLGQAVRMAGSLREPAVSGRAPSDRR; from the coding sequence GTGACGACATCCCTCAGCGACCTGCGTTCGTTCGCCGCGGGCGCCGGCTCCTGGCTGCGCCACCGTCCGGTGACGCTCCTGATCGCGATCCTCACGATCGGGCTGAGTGTCGCGGGGCTGATCTTCGAGCCGATCGACTGGGGTTTCATCCCCGCCCAGGACGCCGGTGGCGCCGGCGCCGCGACTCGTCACTGGTGGAGCTCCGTGACCTCGCTGTTCGTCGTCGAGACGGTGCCGGCCCTCATCGTGTTCGTCGTCCTCGTGCTCGTGGTGGTGGGCGCCGCCGAACGGGCGATGGGGAGCATGCGCACCGTGATCGCGTACCTCGTGGGCGGCGTCGCGGCATCCTTCCTGGGTTTCGCGATCGACCTGTTCGAGCAGACCTACCTCGCCGGCATCCCGTTGAACGCGCCCGCCGTCGACGTGTTCTCGCCCACCGCCCCGCTGCTCGCCACGGCCATGGCTGCCAGCTCGTTCTTCGGCACGATCTGGCGGCGTCGCACTCGACTGCTGGGGGTGCTCTCCGCCGTCACGCTCTATCTCTACTCGGGCGGCGCGAACGACCTGTTCTCGCTCCTCGCCGTGCCGGTAGGCTTCGCGCTCGGCTTCGCACTCGGTGGGCGCAGCAGCGGTTTCCGCCTCGTGCGCAGCTCGTACTACGAGAAACGGGTGCTGCTCGCAGCGATCGTCGCGATCACGGCGATCGGCCCGGTCGTCGCGACCGCCTCGGGGTCGGGCGCGGGCCTGCTCTCGATCTACGGCTATCTCTCGATCGACCCGCTGAGCATCGTCGACGGCCAGGTTTGCGCGTTCGGCTCGGCGGGCGCCCCGTGCCCCGATGACTTCTCCTCCATCTCCGATCTGCAGGGGTGGTCGAGCGTCGTGGCACTGCTCCCGCTGGTCGTCCTCCTGCTCGCGGCGCGGGGCATCCGCAACGGCCGGCGCATCGCGCTCGAGGTCGCCGTCGCGATCAACCTCGCGATATTCGCCGGCATGCTCTATACGTTCTTCGTGATCGAGCCCGACACCGTCGCCGCCATCGGCGAGGCCGTCAACGCCGAGACCGCGGATTTCGTGTGGCAGACCCTCACCGGGGTGATCGTCGGCGCCATCGTGCCCCTGGCCGTCGCGATCGTGCTGATCGTGTTCCGGGGAGCCGCCCGGGTGACGACCACCGCGGCTGCCAAGCGCACGTTCATCCTGACGATCGTGATCGGGACGGCGGCGACGCTCGTCGTCTCGTTCGTCGGGACGCTCGTGATCGCCGACGGCTTCCAGCCCGGCGTGGATGCGCTCATGGTGTTGCGCGCGTTGCCCCTGCGCCTCGTGCCGCCGACCCTCATCCCCTCGGACATCATCGAGTTCGTGCCCGAGTCCGGTGCCGCCCAGGCGATGTGGTACCTCCCGTCGCTGGTGTTCTGGCTGATCCTGGTCGTCGCCGTCGCCCGCGTGCTCGTCGACTCGCGCACCGTGCTCGATGCACCCGACCGGCTGCGCGCCCGGGGCGTGCTCGAACGCGGTGGCGGCGACACGCTGTCGTTCATGTCGACGTGGCGCGGCAACTCCTACTGGTTCGCGCCCGATGCCGACGCGGCGATCGCCTACCGCGTGCGCGGCACGATCGCGGTGACCCTCGGCGGTCCGTTCGGCCCCGACCACGACCGGCCCGACGTGGTGTCGGGCTTCGTGGAGTTCTGCGGGGCGCACGGCTGGACCGCGACCTTCTACAGCGTCGACGCGCGTGAGGGCAGTGTCTTCGACCACCTCGGCTGGCAGCGGATGCCGGTGGCCGAGGAGGCCGTCCTGCGCCTGCCCGAGTGGAACACGGCGGGAAAGAAGCGGCAGGACATCCGCACCGCGACCAACCGGGCGTCGCGCGAGGGGATCACGGCCGTCTGGACCTCGTGGCGGGAGCTCACCTCGAGCCAGCACGCTCAGATCCGCGAGATCTCCGAGGGCTGGGTCGCCGATCGCACGCTGCCCGAGATGGAGTTCACCCTCGGCGGCGTCGACGAGCTCGACGACCCGGCGGTGCGGCTGATGATGGCGGTGCACGAGAGCGGCCGGATCGAGGCGGTCACGAGCTGGCTGCCGATGTTCGATCACGGAGCCGTGACGGGTTACACCCTCGATTTCATGCGGCGACGTGGCAACGCGATGAACGGGATCATGGAGTTCGTCATCGGCGCCGCCGCCGACCGGATGAAAAGCGACGGGCTCGGCCTGCTGAGCCTGTCGGGTTCGCCGCTGGCCTCGACGCAGCTCGGCGATGACGCCGAGCGCACCAATGTCGCGCGACTGCTCGACCTGCTGGGCGGGCTGCTCGAGCCGGCGTACGGGTTCCGGTCGCTGCTGAACTTCAAGCGCAAGTTCCAGCCCGAGTTCGTGCCGCTGTGGGCCGTGTATCCCGACCCGGCGATGCTGCCCGCGCTGGGCGTCGCTCTGACGCGGTGCTACCTGCCCACCCTCACCCTCGGGCAGGCGGTACGGATGGCGGGGTCGCTGCGCGAGCCCGCCGTCAGCGGCCGAGCCCCCAGTGATCGGCGATGA